In a genomic window of Lentisphaerota bacterium:
- a CDS encoding helix-turn-helix transcriptional regulator — protein MNFGETVKNMRIAQQKTLRQFCNEHGLDPSNWSKVERNVSPPPKEEATLARWARFLGLEQGADAWRDFMYQAEVSRGNIPREVMSDAALISKLPVFLRTVRGAELTEEQLDDFIERVREAHSPDRT, from the coding sequence ATGAACTTTGGAGAGACGGTCAAGAATATGCGAATTGCGCAACAGAAGACGTTGCGGCAGTTCTGCAACGAGCACGGACTGGACCCTAGCAACTGGAGCAAGGTCGAGCGGAACGTGAGCCCACCCCCGAAGGAAGAGGCGACGTTGGCCCGGTGGGCGCGGTTTTTGGGACTCGAACAAGGCGCTGACGCATGGCGCGACTTCATGTATCAGGCCGAGGTCAGTCGCGGGAATATTCCCCGAGAGGTGATGAGCGACGCGGCACTCATCAGCAAACTGCCGGTCTTTCTGCGTACGGTGCGCGGAGCGGAATTGACGGAAGAACAGCTCGACGACTTTATCGAGCGGGTGCGTGAAGCTCATTCGCCGGATCGGACATGA
- a CDS encoding ImmA/IrrE family metallo-endopeptidase yields MNIPFIENEEIWKQADAFRASRELVGNNLPPIDVLYIVDVALGFDVIDIPNLFADLQMDAAIVPGGKAIYVDKDALEGWDRHDRWSEKRLRFSIAHELGHHVMHQAVMADVSFSDFVTFKRWILDHRRSGRIEDQANEFAGRFLVPSEILLAEYDAVQKRMSAAEPRWREIEGARAFVAKSIAPHFGVNPQVIETRFDHERIWPLE; encoded by the coding sequence ATGAATATACCCTTCATTGAAAACGAAGAGATTTGGAAGCAGGCCGACGCGTTTCGCGCCTCGCGTGAGCTGGTCGGCAACAATCTGCCGCCCATCGACGTCCTCTATATCGTTGACGTCGCCTTGGGTTTCGACGTGATCGATATCCCCAACCTTTTTGCGGACCTGCAAATGGATGCCGCCATCGTGCCGGGCGGGAAGGCGATATACGTGGACAAGGACGCGTTGGAAGGATGGGATCGCCATGACCGCTGGAGTGAAAAGCGATTGCGTTTTTCCATCGCTCACGAGTTGGGGCACCATGTCATGCATCAGGCAGTCATGGCCGATGTGAGTTTTTCGGACTTCGTCACGTTCAAGCGGTGGATACTCGACCATCGGCGCAGCGGCCGCATCGAAGACCAAGCCAACGAATTCGCCGGCCGGTTTCTCGTGCCGTCCGAAATTCTGTTAGCAGAATATGACGCGGTCCAAAAACGCATGTCCGCTGCCGAACCACGCTGGCGTGAGATCGAAGGTGCGCGTGCGTTTGTCGCAAAATCAATCGCGCCACATTTTGGCGTAAATCCCCAAGTGATCGAAACACGCTTCGATCATGAGCGCATTTGGCCACTAGAGTGA